A window of Gemmatimonadales bacterium contains these coding sequences:
- a CDS encoding arylesterase encodes MIARYFLPISALLLAACGSGAAGAAADRAADERVTEHDTSPPPDTSASRPTVLFVGTSLTAGLGLDPSQAYPAIIQEKIDSAGLDYRVVNAGVSGETSAGARRRVEWLFRNPPAVLVIETGANDGLRGLTPDSLAANIQAIIDRARALDPAPRMVLIGMEALPNMGAAYVRRFRAVYPALARKNGIPLVPFLLAGVAGVDSLNQADGLHPTAAGQRRVAATVWKVLEPVLRERQRAAA; translated from the coding sequence ATGATAGCCAGGTACTTCCTTCCGATTTCCGCGCTGCTCCTCGCGGCCTGCGGCTCGGGCGCGGCCGGCGCCGCCGCTGATCGCGCTGCGGACGAGCGGGTGACCGAGCACGATACGTCGCCGCCGCCCGACACCAGCGCCTCGCGACCCACGGTGCTCTTCGTGGGCACGAGCCTCACGGCGGGGCTCGGGCTCGATCCGTCACAGGCATACCCCGCGATCATCCAGGAGAAGATCGACTCCGCCGGCCTCGACTACCGTGTGGTCAACGCCGGCGTGAGCGGCGAGACGTCGGCCGGCGCGCGGCGGCGTGTGGAGTGGCTCTTCCGAAATCCGCCCGCCGTGCTGGTGATCGAGACCGGCGCCAACGACGGGCTCCGCGGGCTCACCCCCGATTCGCTCGCCGCCAACATCCAGGCGATCATCGATCGGGCGCGCGCGCTCGACCCCGCGCCCCGCATGGTGCTGATCGGCATGGAGGCGCTCCCCAACATGGGGGCGGCGTACGTGCGCCGCTTCCGGGCCGTGTACCCCGCACTCGCGCGGAAGAACGGGATTCCGCTCGTGCCGTTCCTGCTCGCGGGTGTGGCCGGCGTGGACTCGCTCAACCAAGCCGACGGCCTGCATCCTACGGCGGCCGGCCAGCGGCGCGTGGCCGCGACGGTATGGAAGGTGCTGGAACCCGTGCTGCGCGAGCGCCAACGGGCCGCCGCGTAG
- a CDS encoding ABC transporter ATP-binding protein: MLKCESLTQTYRSGGRELTVLKDISFTVEPGAFVAIVGPSGSGKTTLLGLLAGLDRPAAGAAWLDGIELGALDEDARARLRGERVGFVFQSFQLIPTLTARENVQVPLELRGDGGAGARARADELLGRVGLADRGHHYPAQLSGGEQQRVALARAFANRPRILFADEPTGNLDAGTGAAIIELMVELNRDLGTTLVLVTHDQELAARAGHVLRLADGRLVAEDRVDAVA; this comes from the coding sequence ATGCTCAAATGCGAATCGCTGACCCAGACGTATCGGTCCGGGGGCCGGGAGCTCACGGTCCTGAAGGATATCAGCTTCACGGTCGAGCCGGGCGCGTTCGTCGCCATCGTGGGACCCTCGGGTAGCGGCAAGACGACGCTACTCGGCCTCCTCGCCGGGCTCGACCGCCCGGCGGCCGGTGCCGCCTGGCTCGACGGCATCGAGCTCGGCGCGCTCGACGAGGACGCGCGGGCCCGGCTCCGCGGCGAGCGGGTCGGGTTCGTGTTCCAGTCCTTCCAGCTCATCCCCACGCTTACCGCGCGCGAGAACGTGCAGGTGCCGCTCGAGCTCCGAGGCGATGGCGGCGCCGGCGCGCGGGCCCGCGCGGACGAGCTGCTCGGCCGCGTGGGCCTTGCCGACCGGGGGCACCACTATCCGGCGCAGCTCTCCGGCGGCGAGCAGCAGCGCGTGGCGCTCGCGCGCGCCTTCGCCAACCGGCCGCGCATCCTCTTTGCCGACGAGCCCACGGGCAATCTCGACGCCGGCACCGGGGCCGCGATCATCGAGCTCATGGTGGAGTTGAATCGCGACCTCGGCACCACGCTCGTCCTCGTGACCCACGACCAGGAGCTGGCGGCGCGCGCGGGGCATGTGCTGCGCCTGGCCGATGGACGGCTGGTGGCAGAGGACCGCGTGGATGCAGTTGCGTGA
- a CDS encoding S46 family peptidase produces MRTPPLRGALAALLLAVRFAPSPAIAQVTAPAPAPPKVEAPPPVPAGYVKEFGTMWTFDAPPLEYWKARYGFTPDQAWLDHVRLASVRLPNCSASFISSDGLVMTNHHCGRSCITAVSPPDTDYQSTGYVARTASEEKKCPGLYVDQLQSIEDVTSQVRGAATASTPGKQVAQRDAAIARIEKECQAAGTDNCQVVTFYQGGKYSLYRYKRFSDLRLVMAPEAEISFFGGDPDNFTYPRFDLDLCLLRVYDGDQPYHPKDFLKWSAGGAKEGELVLVTGNPGSTGRLLTVAQLDWLRDVQYPAQLAAYRRNIEILKGLSGESEEARRAHENQIFGLENSFKAVTGYRAGLLDSTIMARKRAFERDFRARVNANPKLRARYGGAWDAIAAALKQERTFAPQLHWYGFAGSQLLGLAGAIVRLPEQAALPDSLRLPQYQGDGLEQIRSIVLSDLPIDKETEKLTLAAQLDAARRELPANDPFLSAVLQGRSPEVAAEALVEGTKLGDLSVRHSLLEGGNATVRASDDPMIALARRVAPLSRAVATRAAKLEAVISANAERIGQAIFAAYGTTLPPDATFTLRITDGVALGFPYNGTKAPYKTSFYGLYGRSAAFDDSVPYHIPDRWVRMRDSLDLTTALDLVTTNDIIGGNSGSPMINRNAEVIGLIFDGNIESLPNRFIFTDDVARAVGVDSRALTEALRKVYGAGRIADEMEGKAGPS; encoded by the coding sequence ATGCGCACACCTCCCCTTCGCGGCGCACTCGCCGCCCTGCTGCTCGCCGTTCGGTTCGCGCCGTCGCCGGCGATTGCTCAAGTCACCGCACCCGCACCCGCGCCGCCCAAGGTTGAGGCGCCGCCCCCGGTTCCCGCCGGCTACGTGAAAGAGTTCGGCACCATGTGGACCTTCGACGCGCCGCCGCTCGAGTACTGGAAGGCGCGCTACGGGTTCACGCCCGACCAGGCGTGGCTCGATCACGTCAGGCTCGCATCGGTGCGGCTGCCCAACTGCTCGGCGTCGTTCATCTCGTCGGACGGCCTCGTGATGACGAACCACCACTGCGGCCGGAGCTGCATCACCGCCGTCTCGCCGCCGGACACCGACTACCAGAGCACAGGCTACGTGGCGCGCACGGCGTCCGAAGAGAAGAAGTGCCCGGGGCTCTACGTGGATCAGCTGCAATCGATCGAGGACGTGACCTCACAGGTGCGCGGCGCGGCAACGGCCTCGACGCCGGGCAAGCAGGTGGCCCAGCGTGACGCGGCCATCGCCCGCATCGAAAAGGAGTGCCAGGCCGCGGGCACCGATAACTGCCAGGTGGTGACTTTCTACCAGGGCGGCAAGTATTCGCTCTACCGCTACAAGCGCTTCTCCGACCTCCGGCTCGTCATGGCGCCCGAGGCGGAGATCAGCTTCTTCGGCGGCGACCCGGACAACTTCACCTACCCGCGCTTCGATCTCGACCTCTGCCTGCTCCGGGTGTACGACGGCGATCAGCCGTACCACCCGAAGGATTTCCTCAAGTGGAGCGCGGGCGGTGCGAAGGAGGGCGAGCTGGTGCTCGTGACCGGCAACCCCGGTTCGACCGGCCGGCTGCTCACGGTGGCGCAGCTCGACTGGCTGCGCGACGTGCAGTACCCGGCGCAGCTCGCGGCCTATCGCCGGAACATCGAGATCCTGAAGGGACTCTCGGGCGAGAGCGAAGAAGCGCGCCGGGCGCACGAGAACCAGATTTTCGGGCTGGAGAACTCGTTCAAGGCGGTGACCGGTTACCGCGCCGGCCTGCTCGACTCGACGATCATGGCCAGGAAGCGGGCGTTCGAGCGCGACTTCCGCGCCCGGGTCAACGCAAACCCCAAGCTCAGGGCGCGCTACGGCGGCGCATGGGACGCCATTGCGGCGGCGCTCAAGCAGGAGCGGACGTTCGCGCCGCAGCTTCACTGGTACGGTTTTGCCGGCTCGCAGCTCCTCGGGCTCGCCGGTGCGATCGTGCGGTTGCCGGAGCAGGCGGCGCTCCCCGACTCGCTTCGCCTCCCGCAATACCAGGGCGACGGGCTCGAGCAGATCAGGAGCATCGTGCTGAGCGATCTGCCGATCGACAAAGAGACCGAGAAGCTCACCCTCGCGGCCCAGCTCGACGCAGCGCGGAGGGAGCTGCCCGCGAACGATCCGTTCCTCTCGGCCGTCCTGCAGGGCCGGAGCCCCGAGGTGGCGGCCGAGGCGCTGGTGGAAGGGACGAAGCTGGGCGACTTGAGCGTTCGGCACTCGCTGCTCGAGGGCGGCAACGCCACGGTGCGCGCGTCGGACGATCCGATGATCGCGCTGGCGCGGCGAGTGGCACCGCTCTCGCGCGCGGTGGCCACGCGCGCCGCCAAGCTCGAGGCGGTGATCTCGGCCAACGCCGAGCGGATCGGGCAGGCGATCTTCGCGGCGTACGGCACCACGCTGCCGCCGGATGCGACTTTCACGCTCCGGATCACCGACGGCGTGGCGCTGGGATTTCCGTACAACGGCACCAAGGCGCCGTACAAGACGAGCTTCTACGGGCTCTATGGACGGAGCGCCGCGTTCGACGACTCGGTGCCGTACCACATCCCCGACCGGTGGGTGCGGATGCGGGACAGCCTCGATCTCACCACCGCGCTCGATCTCGTCACGACGAACGACATCATCGGCGGCAACTCCGGCAGTCCGATGATCAACCGCAACGCCGAGGTCATCGGGCTCATTTTCGACGGCAACATCGAGTCGCTGCCGAACCGCTTCATCTTTACCGACGATGTGGCGCGCGCGGTGGGGGTGGACAGCCGGGCGCTCACCGAGGCGCTCAGGAAGGTGTACGGGGCGGGGCGGATTGCGGATGAGATGGAGGGGAAGGCGGGCCCGAGCTAG
- a CDS encoding OsmC family protein — protein MATTSRASAVWMGTLKGGKGHFEAKSGAFQGDYSFPTRFEGAKGTNPEELIAAAHAACLSMALSLVLEQAGTPATRIATTAACTIDSVPGGFRIKSMQLEVRGQVPGIDQKAFQKAAEAAKDGCPVSQALKGNVEFQLDARLE, from the coding sequence ATGGCAACGACGAGCAGGGCAAGCGCGGTCTGGATGGGCACGTTGAAGGGGGGCAAGGGTCACTTCGAGGCGAAGTCCGGTGCCTTCCAGGGCGACTACTCGTTTCCGACGCGGTTCGAGGGCGCCAAGGGCACCAACCCCGAAGAGTTGATCGCGGCGGCGCACGCCGCATGTCTCAGCATGGCGCTTTCGTTGGTGCTGGAGCAGGCGGGCACGCCCGCCACCCGGATCGCGACGACGGCGGCATGCACCATCGATTCGGTGCCGGGCGGCTTCCGGATCAAAAGCATGCAGCTCGAGGTGCGCGGGCAGGTGCCCGGCATCGATCAGAAGGCGTTCCAGAAGGCGGCCGAGGCGGCCAAGGACGGCTGTCCGGTGTCGCAAGCGCTCAAAGGGAACGTCGAGTTCCAGCTCGACGCCCGGCTGGAGTAG
- a CDS encoding FtsX-like permease family protein, whose translation MSALAFVARLVGRELRAEPRKLALLTASVTAGVAALVAINSFTVNLQDSVARQARALLGADLVVTSRTPFSPRVEALIDSVAARRTGCSIASPCGATARVTDFPAMGYVPRTTGSRLVQVSAIEGAYPFYGEIKTEPASAWRTLQDGQHAVVDPALLTSLGARVGDTLALGDGRFIVTGTVVNLAGDVGVSAAFGPRVFIPARYLDRMRVLGTGSRAEHSIFVKLSPGLPAQAVAARWRPVLRPDRARVRTVADDRADLNDTLTRLARYLGLVAVIALLLGGVGVASAVVAFVRRKLEAIAVLRCLGATSRQVFAAYLTQAVVLGLVGSLVGALLGVAAQQALPGVLRGLLPVDVRAEPVPGAMLLGVGAGVWTAVVFALLPLLPVRLVSPLAALRRPYDGAPVPPDLWRWPAALALAASVVALAALEVGSWRTGAIFAAAVGVALGVLWLAAWLLTRAVRRWFPASWPYVWRQGLANLHRPANQTVAVVLALGFGAFLLSTLFLVQHNLLRGLALTGGPARPNLVLIDIQRDQLPAVKQELRARGLDAAPPVPIVPMRILSVRGSETGDAARTRRPRGDTRDARGEAPRDDGWARRREYRSTYRDTLVASERIVAGHWWSNAGSTAALPAAAPVSAALPDTAVAISVERELAGELGVGVGDEIVWDVQGVPIRSRVASLREVNWARFEPNFFVVFAPGALEAAPQSFVLLTRAADAVARGRVQRAVAERFANVTVIDLSLVQQTIERLVNRVTLAIRFMALFSLATGALVLAGAIATGRLHRVREAVLLRTLGATRRQVLRIALAEYLALGLLASVTAVALSAGAAWGLARWFFDGGFRLPLPALAGLVAAIVALTVAMGLWSSRSALRQTPLAALRDES comes from the coding sequence GTGAGTGCCCTCGCATTTGTCGCCCGGCTCGTGGGCCGCGAGCTCCGGGCCGAGCCGCGCAAGCTCGCGCTGCTCACGGCGTCGGTCACGGCCGGCGTCGCGGCGCTCGTCGCCATCAACTCGTTCACCGTGAACCTGCAGGACTCGGTCGCCCGCCAGGCGCGGGCGCTGCTCGGCGCCGATCTCGTCGTGACGAGCCGCACGCCCTTCTCGCCCAGGGTCGAGGCGCTGATCGATTCCGTCGCCGCGCGACGCACCGGCTGCTCGATCGCTTCGCCCTGTGGCGCCACCGCGCGCGTCACCGACTTCCCCGCCATGGGATACGTGCCGCGCACCACCGGCAGCCGCCTGGTGCAGGTCTCGGCGATCGAGGGCGCATATCCATTCTACGGCGAGATCAAGACCGAACCTGCGTCGGCATGGCGCACGCTGCAAGATGGCCAGCACGCGGTGGTGGACCCGGCGCTGCTCACCTCGCTCGGCGCGCGCGTGGGCGATACCCTCGCCCTGGGCGACGGGCGCTTCATCGTGACCGGCACGGTCGTGAATCTCGCGGGCGACGTCGGCGTGAGCGCGGCGTTCGGGCCCCGCGTGTTCATTCCCGCTCGCTACCTGGACCGGATGCGCGTGCTCGGCACCGGCTCGCGTGCCGAGCACTCGATTTTCGTGAAGCTGTCACCGGGGCTTCCGGCGCAGGCGGTGGCGGCCCGCTGGCGTCCCGTGCTCCGGCCCGACCGCGCGCGCGTCCGCACCGTGGCCGACGACCGCGCCGACCTCAACGACACGCTCACGCGCCTCGCGCGATACCTGGGTCTCGTCGCCGTGATCGCGCTCCTGCTGGGCGGCGTGGGTGTCGCGAGCGCGGTAGTCGCATTCGTGCGGCGAAAGCTCGAAGCCATCGCGGTGCTCCGCTGCCTCGGCGCCACCTCGCGTCAGGTGTTTGCCGCCTATCTCACGCAGGCCGTCGTGCTCGGCCTCGTGGGAAGCCTTGTGGGCGCACTGCTCGGTGTCGCCGCGCAGCAGGCCCTCCCCGGCGTGCTCCGCGGGCTCCTCCCGGTCGACGTGCGCGCCGAACCGGTGCCCGGCGCGATGCTGCTCGGCGTGGGTGCGGGGGTGTGGACCGCGGTGGTGTTCGCGCTGCTTCCGCTGCTTCCGGTGCGGCTCGTTTCGCCGCTCGCAGCACTCCGCCGTCCATACGACGGCGCGCCGGTGCCGCCCGACCTCTGGCGCTGGCCCGCAGCGCTGGCGCTCGCCGCCAGTGTCGTGGCCCTCGCAGCACTCGAGGTCGGGAGCTGGCGCACGGGAGCCATCTTTGCCGCGGCGGTGGGCGTGGCGCTCGGCGTGCTCTGGCTTGCGGCGTGGCTCTTGACCCGCGCCGTCCGCCGCTGGTTTCCGGCGAGCTGGCCGTATGTCTGGCGCCAGGGGCTCGCCAACCTCCACCGCCCCGCCAATCAGACGGTGGCGGTGGTGCTGGCACTCGGCTTCGGCGCGTTTCTCCTGAGCACGCTTTTCCTGGTGCAGCACAACCTGCTGCGGGGGCTCGCGCTCACCGGCGGTCCGGCGCGCCCCAACCTCGTCCTCATCGATATCCAGCGCGACCAACTCCCCGCCGTCAAGCAGGAGCTCCGCGCGCGGGGGCTCGACGCGGCGCCGCCGGTGCCGATCGTGCCGATGCGCATCCTTTCGGTGAGGGGCAGCGAAACGGGTGACGCCGCCCGGACCCGGCGTCCGCGAGGCGACACGCGCGATGCCCGGGGCGAGGCGCCGCGTGACGACGGCTGGGCGCGCCGCCGCGAGTACCGCTCGACCTACCGCGACACGCTGGTCGCTTCCGAGCGGATCGTGGCGGGCCATTGGTGGTCGAATGCCGGGAGCACCGCGGCCCTTCCGGCGGCGGCCCCGGTATCCGCTGCACTCCCCGACACCGCCGTCGCCATTTCCGTCGAGCGCGAGCTTGCCGGCGAGCTCGGTGTCGGCGTGGGGGACGAGATCGTGTGGGACGTCCAGGGCGTGCCGATCCGCTCCCGCGTGGCGAGCCTGCGCGAGGTGAACTGGGCGCGCTTCGAGCCCAACTTCTTCGTCGTGTTCGCGCCGGGCGCGCTGGAGGCGGCCCCGCAGAGCTTCGTCCTGCTCACCCGCGCCGCCGACGCCGTTGCGCGCGGCCGGGTGCAGCGCGCCGTGGCGGAGCGGTTCGCCAACGTCACGGTCATCGACCTTTCGCTCGTGCAGCAGACGATCGAGCGGCTGGTGAACCGCGTGACCCTCGCCATCCGCTTTATGGCGCTTTTCAGCCTCGCGACCGGCGCCCTGGTGCTCGCAGGTGCCATCGCGACCGGGCGCCTGCACCGCGTGCGCGAGGCGGTGCTCCTCCGCACCCTGGGCGCCACCCGCCGGCAGGTGCTGCGCATCGCGCTCGCCGAGTACCTGGCGCTCGGGCTGCTCGCCTCAGTCACCGCGGTCGCGCTTTCGGCAGGCGCGGCGTGGGGGCTCGCCCGCTGGTTCTTCGACGGCGGGTTCCGGTTGCCGCTGCCGGCGCTCGCCGGGCTGGTCGCGGCCATCGTGGCGCTCACCGTCGCGATGGGACTCTGGAGCAGCCGGAGCGCGCTCCGGCAGACGCCGCTCGCGGCACTACGCGACGAGAGCTAG
- a CDS encoding HD domain-containing protein translates to MPDTISPRLQEALDWAIELHGRDARKQSPVPVLAHLLAVCALVQLDGGAEEEAIAGLLHDALEDEPEIATAEEIERRFGSRVRQIVQISSDTPEEYRGGRKAPWKERKAKYLEHVRHSSPDLLRVTVADKVDNVRALLADLTRLGDALWTRFNAPKPEQLWYYRGALDAYKSAGFKGPLLAELERLVIELERTAA, encoded by the coding sequence ATGCCTGATACGATCTCTCCTCGCCTCCAAGAGGCCCTTGATTGGGCCATCGAACTGCACGGAAGGGACGCTCGTAAACAAAGCCCTGTGCCCGTGCTGGCGCATCTTCTCGCGGTCTGCGCCCTGGTGCAACTCGATGGCGGTGCCGAGGAGGAGGCCATCGCGGGCCTGTTGCACGACGCGCTCGAGGATGAGCCCGAGATCGCGACGGCCGAGGAGATCGAGCGCCGGTTCGGTTCGCGCGTACGCCAGATCGTTCAGATCTCGTCGGATACCCCGGAAGAGTACCGCGGTGGCCGCAAGGCGCCCTGGAAGGAACGCAAGGCGAAGTACCTGGAGCACGTTCGGCACTCCTCCCCGGACCTCCTCCGCGTCACAGTTGCCGATAAGGTAGACAACGTCCGCGCTCTGCTCGCCGACCTGACGCGCCTTGGGGACGCACTCTGGACCCGATTCAATGCTCCTAAGCCGGAGCAGCTGTGGTATTACCGCGGTGCATTGGACGCGTACAAGAGCGCCGGGTTCAAGGGACCCTTGCTGGCCGAATTGGAGCGCTTGGTCATCGAGCTGGAACGGACTGCGGCCTAA
- a CDS encoding NAD(P)H-dependent oxidoreductase, whose product MKLLAFAASLRRDSLNKRLIACAVQLACAGGVQVDLADFADFDMPLYNGDVQKESGFPPGAQAMAQRVAAADGMMISSPEYNFSLPGTLKNAIDWVSRMQPMPFRGKHGFLLSASTSLVGGIRGLWQLRIPLEGLGVTLLPDMFALAQAQNAFDDSGALKDPAAQQRLEKNVSAYLTMGRKLSG is encoded by the coding sequence ATGAAACTCCTCGCCTTTGCCGCCTCGCTTCGGCGCGATTCGCTCAACAAGCGGCTGATCGCGTGCGCCGTGCAGCTCGCGTGCGCCGGCGGGGTCCAGGTGGACCTCGCCGACTTCGCCGACTTCGACATGCCGCTCTACAATGGAGATGTGCAGAAGGAATCGGGATTTCCACCGGGAGCGCAGGCGATGGCGCAGCGGGTGGCGGCGGCGGACGGCATGATGATCTCGTCGCCGGAATACAACTTCTCGCTGCCGGGGACGCTCAAGAACGCGATCGACTGGGTGTCGCGCATGCAGCCGATGCCGTTCCGTGGGAAGCACGGATTTCTGCTTTCCGCCTCGACCAGCCTCGTGGGCGGGATACGCGGGCTCTGGCAGCTGCGGATCCCGCTCGAGGGTCTCGGTGTCACGCTCCTGCCCGACATGTTCGCGCTGGCCCAGGCGCAGAACGCATTTGACGACTCGGGCGCGCTCAAGGATCCGGCCGCGCAGCAGCGGCTCGAAAAGAACGTGTCGGCCTATCTCACGATGGGGCGCAAGCTCTCGGGCTGA
- a CDS encoding BON domain-containing protein, giving the protein MRTRIESPSIGPTSSRSNLIAGAALGAAAMYMLDPERGRRRRSLFRDKAVRSFNKAGDAAGATGRDLRNRTRGLVAEARSKLRSDEPTDAQLAERVRAELGRAASHPGAIAVSAVDGRVTLSGEVLASEAERVETAVRKVRGVTEVNDELQVYDRAGDVPSLQGSVPTRGDRPDFLRTNWSPTTRLVAGLAGAAMAISGLRRRGVLAPVFEAGGLALLARAFSNTGLKRLVGAGGNGDRTARPE; this is encoded by the coding sequence ATGCGAACGAGAATCGAGTCGCCCTCGATTGGACCGACGTCATCCCGATCGAATCTGATCGCGGGGGCCGCCCTGGGCGCGGCGGCGATGTACATGCTGGACCCCGAGCGCGGGAGGAGGCGGCGCTCGCTCTTCCGCGACAAGGCCGTGCGCTCCTTCAACAAGGCCGGCGATGCCGCCGGCGCGACCGGACGCGACCTGCGCAACCGGACGCGCGGGCTCGTGGCCGAAGCACGGTCGAAATTACGGAGCGACGAGCCGACCGATGCGCAACTGGCCGAGCGCGTGAGAGCCGAGCTCGGGCGCGCGGCCTCCCATCCCGGCGCAATCGCCGTATCCGCTGTCGACGGCCGCGTGACGCTGAGCGGCGAGGTGCTGGCGAGCGAAGCGGAGCGGGTGGAGACCGCCGTGCGGAAGGTGCGGGGCGTCACCGAGGTGAATGACGAGCTGCAGGTCTACGACCGCGCCGGCGACGTCCCGAGCCTGCAAGGCAGCGTCCCGACGCGAGGCGACCGCCCGGACTTTCTCCGGACCAACTGGTCCCCGACGACGCGCCTCGTCGCCGGCCTCGCCGGGGCCGCAATGGCAATCTCGGGCCTCCGCCGGCGCGGCGTGCTGGCGCCAGTGTTCGAAGCGGGCGGCCTGGCGCTACTGGCGCGCGCATTCTCGAACACCGGATTGAAGCGCCTCGTGGGCGCGGGCGGCAACGGCGACCGCACGGCGCGCCCCGAATGA
- a CDS encoding phosphoglycerate mutase family protein produces the protein MALAATLTASAGPTPAPRAPAPGPALVILVRHAEKATTPPDDPPLSSAGRARAAALADAVRDAGITAIVTSDRPRTQETAAPLAERRHLTPIVVRGGAGAEQHAASVAAAVLGAGGVVLVVDHSNTLPLIMRALGGPAVPAICDMEFSNLYLLERQDGGPAHLVYAHYGAPDPPHDANCAAAR, from the coding sequence GTGGCGCTTGCCGCCACGCTCACCGCAAGCGCGGGCCCGACGCCCGCGCCGCGAGCGCCCGCGCCCGGCCCCGCGCTGGTCATCCTGGTCCGCCACGCCGAAAAGGCCACGACGCCCCCGGACGATCCCCCACTCTCCTCCGCTGGACGCGCCCGCGCCGCAGCGCTCGCCGATGCGGTCCGCGACGCGGGCATCACCGCGATCGTCACGTCGGACCGCCCGCGAACGCAAGAGACAGCCGCGCCACTCGCCGAGCGGCGCCATCTCACGCCCATCGTTGTGCGCGGCGGCGCGGGTGCCGAGCAGCATGCCGCCTCGGTCGCGGCGGCCGTGCTCGGGGCCGGCGGCGTAGTGCTCGTCGTCGATCACTCGAACACCCTGCCGCTCATCATGCGGGCGCTGGGCGGCCCCGCCGTGCCGGCAATATGTGACATGGAGTTTTCGAACCTGTACCTGCTGGAGCGCCAGGACGGCGGGCCGGCGCACCTGGTGTACGCACATTATGGTGCGCCCGACCCGCCGCACGACGCCAACTGCGCTGCCGCGCGCTAG
- a CDS encoding ATP-dependent Clp protease proteolytic subunit: MLYDSEPAESPPVVAYDLVGERLLRARTIIISGEINQKVAATVSSHLLALSAESDADITVFLNSQGGHVEAGDTIHDLIRFVRPHIRIIGTGWVASAGALIYVSVPREQRYCLPNTRFLLHQPAGGAGGSASDIDIEAREIIRMRDRLNRIFARETGQPLERIEEDTHRNFWLGAEAAIKYGLVGRIIERASDLEK; this comes from the coding sequence ATGCTGTACGACTCCGAGCCCGCCGAGAGTCCTCCCGTCGTCGCGTACGATCTGGTGGGCGAGCGCCTGCTGCGCGCGCGGACGATCATCATCAGCGGTGAGATCAATCAGAAGGTGGCGGCGACCGTTTCGAGCCACCTGCTGGCGCTCTCGGCCGAGTCGGATGCCGACATCACCGTGTTCCTCAACTCGCAGGGCGGCCATGTCGAGGCGGGCGACACCATCCACGACCTGATCAGGTTCGTGCGTCCGCACATCCGCATTATCGGCACCGGCTGGGTGGCGAGCGCGGGCGCGCTCATCTACGTCTCCGTGCCGCGGGAGCAGCGCTACTGTCTGCCCAACACCCGCTTCCTCCTGCACCAGCCCGCGGGCGGGGCCGGCGGCAGTGCCAGCGATATCGACATCGAGGCGCGCGAGATCATCCGCATGCGCGACCGGCTCAACCGCATCTTTGCGCGGGAGACGGGCCAGCCGCTCGAGCGGATCGAGGAGGACACCCACCGCAACTTCTGGCTCGGCGCCGAGGCGGCGATCAAGTACGGCCTGGTGGGGCGGATCATCGAGCGGGCGTCGGACCTGGAGAAGTAG